AACCGGCGAAAGGATCGAGGATTTTACCTTCTAGAACTGAATATTGCTGGAATAAATATTCTACTAAGTCAGCAGAAAAGGCTTCTTTATACTTATAGAGTCTATAATATGAGCGGTCTTTATTGGCTTGAAAACTAATATGCTTTCTGTTCAAAGCTGGGTTAAGCATAATGACTGGATAAAAATGCTGATAAAGTTCTCGATCCAGTAATTCAATTTTAGATAAATAATCATTAGTGTCAATGTCAGATTTGAGCTTATGTGGAGGCATGTGGGATGGTGTATTTGAGTTGCTTTATTTAAAGAATTATAACTTATTTTACTCCCTTGGCGATCGATCGCCAAGCTTTTGCTAAAATTGACCCATAAAGTATTGACGTTCAGAGGGAGCGTATTATCATGATTCATTACAGAGTAGCAGAGCAAACTGATTTACAGATCATTTTACAACTGGTGCAAGAATTTCATCACAGTGAAAAACTAGGGTTTGATGAAAAACTCGATGCTCAGGCTTTAGAAGAGTTAATCAGCGATTCATCTTTAGGGAAACTGTTGCTGATTCAACAAGACGATGAAATCATTGGCTATGTTATTGTAGCTTGGGGTTATAGTCTGGAATTCCGAGGCAGAGATGCATTTATCGATGAATTTTATCTGAGACCCCAGTACCGTCAACAGGGCATCGGGACTCAAACTTTATCATTTGTCGAGAAGACCTGTCAAGAGTTGGGAATACAAGCGCTGCATCTAGAAGTTGATTTTGAAAATCCTAATGCACAACGTCTTTATCACCGAGTTGGATATCAACGCCATAATCGTTTTTTGATGACGAAAATATTAGATAATTAGATCGGGCGCAGTTCACATCCTAAGCTGTGTTACTATAGCAAGTAGAATTTACAGTATAATATTGAAGGCAATCTAGAGGTTAATGATTTATGGCACGACAAGTTGAACAAGCAGTACGCCAAGCGCGACTTTACTTTGAAAAACTCTTACCTGAGTTAGGGGAAGGGATTGAAGACTTGAGACTCGAAGAAGTCGAACTTTCTGAAGATAAATGGCTGATTACTTTGGGATATACCCGCCCAACTAAAATCAAGCCGAATCCCCTATTGCCTGTTACCGATAACCGGCAATATGAACGAGTCTATAAGATATTTACAATTAACTCAAGAACGAATGAAGTTGAATCGATGAAAATCCGAGAATTATGATCGATGAAATTGCCGAATTTTATAAACAATATCGACACAAAGGAATTTTGATTGATACGAATATTCTGATTCTCTGGGTCGTAGGTACAGTCAACCGAGAACGGATTTCTCGATTTAATCGAACCAAAACGTTTACGCCCAATGACTATGATATATTATCACAACTCCTTGATTATTTTAGCAGAGTCGTTACTACTCCCCATATTCTGACAGAAG
This is a stretch of genomic DNA from Roseofilum capinflatum BLCC-M114. It encodes these proteins:
- a CDS encoding GNAT family N-acetyltransferase, which translates into the protein MIHYRVAEQTDLQIILQLVQEFHHSEKLGFDEKLDAQALEELISDSSLGKLLLIQQDDEIIGYVIVAWGYSLEFRGRDAFIDEFYLRPQYRQQGIGTQTLSFVEKTCQELGIQALHLEVDFENPNAQRLYHRVGYQRHNRFLMTKILDN